In the genome of Phycisphaeraceae bacterium, one region contains:
- a CDS encoding sulfotransferase has protein sequence MRFPDFLIIGAMKSGTTTLYRDLQTNPSIFMPEDKEPHSLCDDAVLTPAGREAYARLFRPAREDQLCGEASTGYTKLPDYPGVVGRAAATLPGHAKFIYVVRDPIARLVSHHHHALTEGRCSSSIEEALRELPELIEYSRYWTQVRPWVDRFGAERVRVVVFESMVKDRVGACVSLCEWLGVRARPELVDPGTVHNASERKPVLTGGWRALQQSWVYQRALRPVLSHTVRRTLRESLLPKAPERPGGPSEGVLERLRAEFAPEVRELRRIVGGSGEEWLSKYDGG, from the coding sequence ATGAGATTTCCGGACTTTCTGATCATCGGCGCGATGAAGTCGGGGACCACGACGCTGTATCGCGACCTGCAGACGAACCCGTCGATCTTCATGCCCGAGGACAAGGAGCCCCACTCGCTGTGCGACGACGCGGTGCTCACGCCGGCGGGTCGCGAGGCGTACGCGCGTCTGTTCAGGCCTGCGCGCGAGGACCAGTTGTGCGGCGAGGCGTCGACGGGGTACACGAAGCTGCCGGACTATCCCGGGGTGGTGGGTCGTGCGGCGGCGACGCTGCCCGGGCACGCGAAGTTCATCTATGTGGTGCGCGACCCGATCGCGCGTCTGGTGAGCCATCATCACCACGCGCTGACGGAGGGTCGGTGCTCGTCGTCGATCGAGGAGGCGCTGCGGGAGCTTCCGGAGTTGATCGAGTACTCGAGGTACTGGACGCAGGTGCGGCCCTGGGTGGATCGCTTCGGCGCGGAGCGCGTGCGCGTGGTGGTGTTCGAGTCGATGGTGAAGGACCGGGTGGGGGCCTGCGTGTCGCTGTGCGAGTGGCTGGGGGTGAGGGCTCGCCCCGAGCTTGTCGATCCGGGGACGGTGCACAACGCGAGCGAGCGGAAGCCGGTGCTGACCGGGGGGTGGCGGGCGTTGCAGCAGTCGTGGGTGTACCAGAGGGCGTTGCGTCCGGTGCTGTCTCACACGGTGCGTCGGACGCTGCGAGAATCGCTGCTTCCGAAGGCGCCGGAGCGTCCGGGGGGGCCGAGCGAGGGGGTGCTGGAGCGTCTGAGGGCGGAGTTCGCGCCGGAGGTGCGGGAATTGCGGCGTATCGTGGGGGGTTCGGGCGAAGAGTGGTTGTCGAAGTACGACGGGGGCTGA
- a CDS encoding FkbM family methyltransferase — translation MHATATRRHPLITRLARTLGISRLRASLRHRHLDEVIAKGSHTVLIDDKPVEFLVSTRREAIRVVNAVGEQAHIESVTRFLRAGDVFWDIGANIGMFTCAAAALHPDAQVHAFEPEPRTASRIRENIARNKLANASVHEVALSDSEGSFDFIVAGELGSGTNSLVKGHANSPESKQSTVTVRVCTPADYARERALAPPTVVKCDVEGAEAGVIRGLMPWIQQRAIRRLDVEFHLSTLESQGESAADLEREILARGYRAETRHQRGDTLNITFLPA, via the coding sequence ATGCACGCAACCGCCACCCGACGCCACCCGCTCATCACACGCCTCGCGCGCACGCTCGGGATCTCCCGACTCCGCGCCTCCCTCCGACACCGACACCTCGACGAGGTCATCGCGAAGGGCTCGCACACCGTCCTCATCGACGACAAGCCCGTCGAGTTCCTCGTCTCCACCAGGCGCGAAGCCATCCGCGTCGTCAACGCCGTCGGAGAGCAGGCCCACATCGAGTCCGTCACCCGCTTCCTTCGCGCCGGCGATGTCTTCTGGGACATCGGCGCCAACATCGGCATGTTCACCTGCGCCGCAGCCGCCCTCCACCCCGACGCTCAGGTCCACGCCTTCGAGCCCGAGCCCAGAACCGCCTCTCGCATCCGCGAGAACATCGCGCGCAACAAACTCGCCAACGCCTCCGTCCACGAGGTCGCCCTCTCCGACTCCGAGGGCTCCTTCGACTTCATCGTCGCAGGCGAGCTCGGCTCCGGCACCAACTCCCTCGTCAAGGGCCACGCCAACAGCCCCGAGTCCAAACAGTCCACCGTCACCGTCCGGGTGTGCACCCCCGCCGACTACGCGCGCGAACGCGCTCTCGCGCCCCCCACCGTCGTCAAGTGCGATGTCGAGGGCGCAGAAGCCGGCGTCATCCGGGGCCTCATGCCCTGGATCCAGCAACGCGCCATCCGACGCCTCGACGTCGAGTTCCACCTCTCCACGCTCGAATCCCAGGGAGAGTCCGCCGCCGACCTCGAACGCGAAATCCTCGCGCGCGGCTACCGCGCCGAAACACGGCATCAGCGCGGCGACACGCTCAATATCACTTTCCTGCCGGCCTGA
- a CDS encoding glycosyltransferase family 4 protein, with amino-acid sequence MPTRTQDIARTNQTSAGPSAGADPAARPLRFMLQQSAMPKFRVPCYRELSNRPGVQLKVLYGKMALPNVDAPDLDAEFREMRVVYKNFMWDSVFLRKLQPGALDATTVAWNTRFLSLIPSLLKARRAGIGTVLWGHGYSKREAPHRKWIRRKVVGLADAIALYSESVAQQYIDSGVAPERVFVALNSLDQAPIQAARQPYIEDPSRIAAFRREQNLGDAPVVLFVSRTYPENRVDLLLRAVAALTAEFPTSTAVIIGAGPEDERLRELAATLNLGDRARFLGAIYEEERIAPWFMAADCFCYPQNIGLSILHAMGYGLPVVTSDRIETQNPEIEALEHERNGLTYTHGSLDALVEALRRLFTDKPLRERLSAHAHQTATQKYSITRMADGLENALRFAAERARERRAKR; translated from the coding sequence ATGCCCACCCGGACCCAAGACATCGCCCGGACCAATCAGACCAGCGCCGGGCCCAGCGCCGGCGCCGACCCCGCCGCCAGGCCCCTCCGGTTCATGCTCCAGCAGTCCGCGATGCCCAAGTTCCGGGTCCCCTGCTACCGAGAGCTCTCCAACCGGCCCGGGGTCCAACTCAAGGTCCTCTACGGCAAGATGGCCCTCCCCAACGTCGACGCCCCCGACCTCGACGCCGAGTTCCGCGAGATGCGCGTCGTCTACAAGAACTTCATGTGGGACTCCGTCTTCCTCCGCAAGCTCCAGCCCGGCGCCCTCGACGCCACCACCGTCGCCTGGAACACTCGCTTCCTCTCCCTCATCCCCTCCCTCCTCAAGGCGCGCCGCGCCGGCATCGGAACCGTCCTCTGGGGCCACGGCTACTCCAAACGCGAAGCCCCCCACCGCAAATGGATCCGGCGCAAGGTCGTCGGTCTCGCCGACGCGATCGCCCTCTACAGCGAGTCCGTCGCCCAGCAGTACATCGACTCCGGCGTCGCCCCCGAACGCGTCTTCGTCGCACTCAACTCGCTCGACCAGGCCCCCATCCAGGCCGCCCGCCAGCCCTATATCGAGGACCCCTCGCGCATCGCCGCCTTCCGGCGCGAACAGAACCTCGGCGACGCCCCCGTCGTCCTCTTCGTCTCGCGCACCTACCCCGAGAACCGCGTCGACCTGCTCCTCCGCGCCGTCGCCGCCCTCACCGCCGAGTTCCCAACCTCCACCGCCGTCATCATCGGCGCAGGCCCCGAGGACGAGCGGCTCCGCGAACTCGCCGCCACCCTCAACCTCGGCGATCGGGCGCGCTTCCTGGGCGCCATCTACGAGGAAGAACGCATCGCCCCGTGGTTCATGGCCGCCGACTGCTTCTGCTACCCCCAGAACATCGGCCTCAGCATCCTGCACGCCATGGGCTACGGCCTCCCCGTCGTCACCTCGGATCGCATCGAGACCCAGAACCCCGAGATCGAAGCACTCGAGCACGAGCGCAACGGGCTCACCTACACCCACGGCTCACTCGACGCACTCGTCGAAGCGCTCCGCCGCCTCTTCACCGACAAGCCCCTGCGCGAACGCCTCTCGGCCCACGCCCACCAGACCGCGACGCAGAAGTACTCCATCACGCGGATGGCCGACGGGCTCGAGAACGCGCTCCGCTTCGCCGCCGAACGCGCGCGCGAACGGCGCGCGAAGCGTTAA
- a CDS encoding glycosyltransferase, translating into MRVVHYLDRIRLELGGVVRAVLDLAAATARAGDDVTVLTHDGSDVPGEWRGGGPGVPRVVTVASPALPGGWFAPWQMGAVRSALRGADAAHVHAMWTPSNTQVAGAARREGVGYVLTPHGMLDDWSMSQRRAKKKVYLALGGRGMLERAGAVHCTASAEATQARAWFRNPRVEVAPVLFDLGPYRELPGVGASARAFPFLETGRPVLVFLSRLHEKKRPDLLLDAAGLLREGGVSVEVAIAGTGDAALEESLRAQIKRLGLEGSAHLLGMVKGVEKVSLLERGDVFVLPTSQENFGIAIVEAMACGTPVITTKGVDIWPELEGSGGAVIVDRVDAPTLAREVRALLEDGARRASMGARAREWALRELDEGAVVERYREMYRKVAARG; encoded by the coding sequence ATGCGAGTCGTGCACTACCTTGATCGGATCCGTCTGGAGCTGGGGGGCGTGGTTCGGGCCGTGCTGGACCTTGCGGCGGCGACGGCGCGTGCCGGGGACGATGTGACGGTGCTGACCCACGACGGGAGCGACGTGCCGGGGGAGTGGCGTGGTGGGGGTCCGGGCGTGCCGCGGGTCGTGACGGTGGCGTCGCCGGCGTTGCCGGGCGGGTGGTTCGCGCCGTGGCAGATGGGTGCGGTTCGGTCGGCGCTGCGCGGGGCGGACGCGGCGCACGTGCACGCGATGTGGACGCCGAGCAACACGCAGGTGGCGGGCGCGGCGCGCCGTGAGGGTGTTGGATATGTGCTGACGCCGCACGGGATGCTGGACGACTGGTCGATGTCGCAGCGTCGCGCGAAGAAGAAGGTGTACCTGGCGCTGGGTGGTCGAGGGATGCTGGAGCGTGCCGGGGCGGTGCACTGCACGGCGAGCGCCGAGGCGACGCAGGCGCGAGCGTGGTTTCGGAACCCTCGGGTGGAGGTGGCGCCGGTGCTGTTTGATCTGGGGCCGTATCGCGAGCTTCCCGGGGTGGGTGCGAGCGCGCGCGCGTTTCCCTTTCTGGAGACGGGGAGGCCGGTGCTGGTGTTCCTGAGCCGGCTGCACGAGAAGAAGCGTCCCGACCTGCTGCTGGACGCGGCGGGCCTGCTGCGCGAGGGGGGCGTGAGTGTGGAGGTGGCGATCGCCGGGACGGGCGATGCGGCGCTGGAAGAATCGCTGCGCGCACAGATCAAGCGGCTGGGGCTTGAGGGGAGCGCGCACCTGCTGGGGATGGTGAAGGGTGTCGAGAAGGTTTCGCTGCTGGAGCGTGGGGATGTGTTCGTGCTGCCCACGAGTCAGGAGAACTTCGGGATCGCGATCGTGGAAGCGATGGCGTGCGGGACCCCGGTGATCACGACGAAGGGCGTGGACATCTGGCCCGAGCTGGAGGGCAGCGGCGGGGCGGTGATCGTGGACCGCGTGGACGCGCCGACGCTGGCGCGCGAGGTGCGTGCGCTGCTGGAAGACGGCGCGCGGCGCGCGTCGATGGGGGCGCGTGCGCGCGAGTGGGCGCTGCGCGAGCTGGACGAGGGCGCGGTGGTGGAGCGTTACCGGGAGATGTACCGGAAGGTCGCGGCGCGGGGTTAA
- the sat gene encoding sulfate adenylyltransferase: MHGLIEPHGGTLVNRVATGDKLASLKKEASSLPRIDLSMKQSCDLEMIGVGAFSPLTGFMGEADFTSVCRDMRLASGDVWPIPILLSVDKSKAPAAGSRVALYAPNGVLQGVMTVTEVYAHDKKLEIPNVFRTDDDAHPGVAQVKKEGDVCLGGPVEVVEVCVDPKGPEAFLDHRLTPHQTREQFAKRGWKTVAAFQTRNPIHRAHEYLCKVAQEICDGLLIHPLVGETKEGDIPANVRMECYQVLIEKYFVPERTMLSVMPAAMRYAGPREAILHAIVRKNYGCTHFIVGRDHAGVGNYYGTYDAQQIFDTVNMDNLKIIPLKFEHSAYSKLAQGMVTSKSFPKIEGDQVFLSGTKVRDMLAAGQRPPVEFSRPEVADVLIRWATGKN, encoded by the coding sequence TGCCGCGGATCGATCTGTCGATGAAGCAGTCGTGCGACCTGGAGATGATCGGTGTGGGGGCGTTCAGCCCTCTGACCGGGTTCATGGGGGAGGCGGACTTCACGAGCGTGTGCCGCGACATGCGTCTGGCGTCGGGCGATGTGTGGCCGATCCCGATTTTGCTGTCGGTGGACAAGTCGAAGGCGCCGGCGGCGGGTTCGCGCGTCGCGCTGTACGCGCCCAACGGGGTGCTGCAGGGCGTGATGACGGTGACCGAGGTGTACGCGCACGACAAGAAACTCGAGATCCCCAATGTCTTCCGCACCGACGACGACGCGCACCCGGGCGTGGCGCAGGTGAAGAAGGAGGGCGATGTGTGCCTTGGCGGCCCTGTCGAGGTCGTCGAGGTGTGCGTTGATCCGAAGGGCCCCGAGGCGTTCCTGGATCACCGGCTGACGCCTCACCAGACGCGCGAGCAGTTCGCGAAGCGCGGGTGGAAGACGGTGGCGGCGTTCCAGACGCGCAACCCGATCCACCGGGCGCACGAGTACCTGTGCAAGGTCGCGCAGGAGATCTGCGACGGTCTGCTGATCCACCCGCTCGTGGGCGAGACCAAAGAGGGCGACATCCCGGCGAATGTGCGCATGGAGTGCTACCAGGTGCTGATCGAGAAGTACTTCGTGCCCGAGCGCACGATGCTCTCGGTGATGCCGGCGGCGATGCGGTACGCGGGCCCTCGCGAGGCGATTTTGCACGCGATCGTTCGCAAGAACTACGGGTGCACGCACTTCATCGTCGGTCGCGACCACGCGGGCGTTGGGAACTATTACGGCACCTACGACGCGCAGCAGATCTTCGACACGGTGAACATGGACAACCTGAAGATCATCCCGCTCAAGTTCGAGCACTCGGCGTACAGCAAGCTGGCGCAGGGGATGGTCACCAGCAAGTCGTTCCCGAAGATCGAGGGCGACCAGGTGTTCCTGTCGGGCACGAAGGTGCGCGACATGCTGGCGGCGGGTCAGCGTCCCCCGGTCGAGTTCTCTCGCCCCGAGGTGGCGGATGTGCTGATCCGCTGGGCGACGGGGAAGAACTGA